The genome window ACCTTTCGTCGATCTTGCGGAACAGCGGCTCCTCGGTGTCAAACTCGTCCCGGACCTCGCCCACTATCTCCTCCAGCACGTCCTCCAAAGTGACCATCCCGGCGGTGCCGCCGTACTCGTCCACCACTATGGCCAGGTGGGTCTTCCAGGACTGGAACTCCTGCAGCAGGCCGTCCAGCTTCTTGGACTCGGGCACAAAATGGGCGGGGCGGGCCAGCTCGTCCACCGGCTGGTTCTTGACCCCCGAGCGCAAAGTCTTGTTGATGTCGGTGGCGTAGGCTATCCCCACGATGTTGTCGATGGTCTGGCGGTAGACCGGGATCCGGGAGTGCCCGGCCTTCTCCATCAGTTTGACCGCCTTGAAGATGGGAAGGTCCGAAGGGGCCGCCACCATGTCGATCCGGGGCACCATGATCTCCCGGGCGGTCTTGTCCCCCAGCTCAAAGATTCCGTGGATCATCTCGGTCTCGCTGCTGTCCAGCACCCCCTGCTCGTGTCCGGCCGAAAGCAGGGCCTTTATCTCGTCCTCGGTGATCTTGGAGGAAAGCTGGGCCTTTTTGATCCCGAAGAAGGAGAGGGTCAGGTCGGTGGAGCGGGTCAAAAGCCAGATGGCCGGCCGGGCCGCCGCCGCCACGAATTCCAGGGGCCTGGCGGCCAGCAGGGTGATGAACTGGGAATGCTTGAGGGCGATGTTCTTGGGGGTCAGCTCGCCCAGGATGATGGTGAAGAAGGAGACCACCGCGGTGACCAACGCCAGGGCGATGGGATGGCTGTTTTTGGCAACAAAGCCCAGGGGAACGCCTTCCAAGGCCTGGGACACCAGCTTGTAGCTGGAGACGGCGGCCACGGCCGAGGCCAGGAAGCCCAGGAAGGTGACGCCCATCTGAATGGTGGCGAACAGCCGGGAGGGGTCCTCCAAAAGCCTTAAGGCCGACTTGGCCCTCAGGTCCCCGCGGTGGGCCAGCTCCTTAAGGCTGCTTTTGCGCACCGTGATCAAGGCGATCTCGGAGGCGGACAAAAGACCGTTGAAAAATATCAGCGCCGCGATCAGCAGAAGTTCGCCCCAGATGGAAATTTCCAAAGTTAAAGCACTCCCTTTTGTTTCAAGTTGCGGGATCAATTCCCGTAAAGATAGAATTCTTCCCGGCCCCGCATTTTGGGGGCCTGGCCGGGTTTGACATGGTCGTATCCCAGCAGGTGCAGCACCCCGTGGACCGCCAGCCGTTTGATCTCCTCCCCGGCCGTGACCCGGTATTCACGGGCCTGGCGCCGGGCCCGGGGCAGGGAGATGAAGACATCGCCCAGTTCCTTTGCATTGTACCGGGAGTCAGCCCCTTCGGTCATGGCGAAGGAGATGACGTCGGTCACCCGGTCCCTGCCCCGGTAGCGGCGGTTGAGCCGGCGCAGGCGGGCGCTGTCGGTGAAGATCACGGTCAGGTCGCAGTCCGGACGGGACTCATCCTTCAATATCCTTTCTAACAGGGCCTTCAGGCTGGAAGGTTTGAAATCCCGGACGGGAACCAGATGCTCAAAATGTACGGGCATATGAAATACGGCAATATTATCAGCGCGGTTTTTCTTCCAGCATGCTGGTCTGGGGATATTCTATCCGGGGATGGAAGACCGCGGTCAGCACCGGCATGAAGGCCTCCCCGGTCAGGTTCAGTTCGTGCAGGGTCAGGTTGGATTCGTCCAGCTCCAGCTGGTTGGCTTTCTCGGCGATGATGGCCCGGACCACCTTGCGCACCCGCTTGGTGCTGTGGTCCTTGAGCGACCGGACGGTGGCCTCCACCACGTCGGCCAGCATCACCAGCCCTATCTCCTTGGACTGGGGTTTTGGCCCGGGATAGCGGAAGTCCGATTCCAGCACCCCGCCTTCGCTGGACTGGATGGCCTTGAGGTAAAAATACTTGGAAAGGGTGGTGCCGTGGTGCTGGGCGATGGCGTCCACTATCAGCTGGGGCAGGCGCTGCTGCCTGGCCAGCTCCACCCCGTCCTTGACGTGGGAGACCAGTACCAGGTGGCTGACCTTGGGGGCCAGTCCGTCGTGGCGGTTGACCCCGCTGTTCTGGTTCTCGATGAAATAGTCCGGCTTGGCCAGCTTGCCGGCATCGTGGTAGTATCCCATGATCCGGGTCTGGAGGCTGTTGGCCCCGATGGCCAGGGCGGCGGCCTCGGCCAGGTTGCCCACCAGCAGGCTGTGCTGGAAGGTTCCCGGAGCCTCCAGCGAGAGCCGCTTCAGCAGGGGCTGATCGGGGTCGGCCAGCTCCAGCAGGCTGTAGTCGGTGGTGGCCCTGAAGACGGTCTCCAAGACCGGCAGCAGCACCAGGGCCAGCACCACGGAGAGGGCGGCGTTGGCCGGGCCCAGCGCCAATGCCTGTTTGATCTGCCCGGCCGGGGCCTGCCTCAGGTATTCCACCGCGGCGATGGCCAGGATGTTGATCAGGCTGATGGCCAGAAAACTCTTGACTATGAACTTAAGCCGGCCCCGCAGGTCCCTGGCGGCGAAGGCCGCCACAGCGCCCGAGGCCAGCATCACCACGGTCAGGGGGAAGTTGAAACCGGTGACCACTCCCAAAAGCAGGCTGCCGGTGATGGCCACCACCGCCCCCAGGGTGACGTCGAAGATCAGACCGATGATCAGCGGGCCCACCGCCGCCGGGATCAGATAAGGCGAGAGCCGCTGCT of bacterium contains these proteins:
- the ybeY gene encoding rRNA maturation RNase YbeY, producing the protein MPVHFEHLVPVRDFKPSSLKALLERILKDESRPDCDLTVIFTDSARLRRLNRRYRGRDRVTDVISFAMTEGADSRYNAKELGDVFISLPRARRQAREYRVTAGEEIKRLAVHGVLHLLGYDHVKPGQAPKMRGREEFYLYGN
- a CDS encoding hemolysin family protein translates to MEISIWGELLLIAALIFFNGLLSASEIALITVRKSSLKELAHRGDLRAKSALRLLEDPSRLFATIQMGVTFLGFLASAVAAVSSYKLVSQALEGVPLGFVAKNSHPIALALVTAVVSFFTIILGELTPKNIALKHSQFITLLAARPLEFVAAAARPAIWLLTRSTDLTLSFFGIKKAQLSSKITEDEIKALLSAGHEQGVLDSSETEMIHGIFELGDKTAREIMVPRIDMVAAPSDLPIFKAVKLMEKAGHSRIPVYRQTIDNIVGIAYATDINKTLRSGVKNQPVDELARPAHFVPESKKLDGLLQEFQSWKTHLAIVVDEYGGTAGMVTLEDVLEEIVGEVRDEFDTEEPLFRKIDERSYRIDARIDIEQLNEALGSDFPTEGFETLGGFIYDIAGKVPSSGEKLKWPKDQPAWEFTVEAVRKRRIMAVRARRLVKLSSKAGPPDGAGQSTPTE
- a CDS encoding HDIG domain-containing protein, coding for KAEQAFPKSAPLAQAAAEAASGLLVPNLNLDLDEVNNARALARHNVSLAVGQAAKGERLVAAYQVIDAPAAQKLYSLKVRLDEIALVSRQGGWRYLLTLLSRLLALGFFLGILIIYLYRFRPEIFNNDSHLLLLAVVILLTMLGGWIVLGQQRLSPYLIPAAVGPLIIGLIFDVTLGAVVAITGSLLLGVVTGFNFPLTVVMLASGAVAAFAARDLRGRLKFIVKSFLAISLINILAIAAVEYLRQAPAGQIKQALALGPANAALSVVLALVLLPVLETVFRATTDYSLLELADPDQPLLKRLSLEAPGTFQHSLLVGNLAEAAALAIGANSLQTRIMGYYHDAGKLAKPDYFIENQNSGVNRHDGLAPKVSHLVLVSHVKDGVELARQQRLPQLIVDAIAQHHGTTLSKYFYLKAIQSSEGGVLESDFRYPGPKPQSKEIGLVMLADVVEATVRSLKDHSTKRVRKVVRAIIAEKANQLELDESNLTLHELNLTGEAFMPVLTAVFHPRIEYPQTSMLEEKPR